One Hippoglossus hippoglossus isolate fHipHip1 chromosome 13, fHipHip1.pri, whole genome shotgun sequence genomic window carries:
- the traf4a gene encoding TNF receptor-associated factor 4a, with translation MPGFDYKFLEKPKRRFQCPLCSKAMREPVQVSTCGHRFCDTCLQEFLSEGVFKCPEDQLPLDYAKIYPDPELEQQILALPIRCIHSEEGCRWTGQMKQLQAHFTTCAFNVIPCPNRCSVKLTRRDLPDHLQHDCPKRKVKCEFCGSEFTGEAYENHQGVCPQESVYCENKCGARMMRRLLSQHSLAECPKRTQPCKYCGKEFVFDTIQNHQYHCPRFPVQCPNQCGTPNIAREDLANHVKDNCGSALVLCPFKDAGCKHRCPKLAIGRHLEDTTKSHLTMMCNLVGRQRQEILELRREMEELSVSHDGVLIWKLNDYTRKLQEAKLRSNHEFFSPPFYTHRYGYKLQVSAFLNGNGSGEGSHLSVYIRVLPGEYDSLLEWPFSYKVTFSIMDQSDPSLSKPQHITETFNPDPNWKNFQKPSSTRNSLDESTLGFGYPKFISHEEIKKRNYVRDNCIFVKASIEIPQKIMA, from the exons tgAGGGTGTGTTCAAGTGTCCAGAGGATCAGCTACCGCTGGACTATGCCAAG ATCTACCCGGATCCAGAGCTGGAGCAGCAGATCCTGGCTCTGCCCATCCGCTGCATCCACAGTGAGGAAGGCTGCCGCTGGACCGGCCAGATGAAGCAACTGCAG GCCCACTTCACCACCTGCGCCTTCAATGTGATTCCCTGCCCCAATCGCTGCTCTGTCAAGCTGACGCGCCGCGACCTGCCCGACCACCTGCAGCACGACTGCCCCAAGCGCAAGGTCAAGTGCGAGTTCTGCGGCAGCGAGTTTACCGGTGAAGCCTACGAG aACCACCAGGGTGTGTGTCCTCAGGAGAGCGTTTACTGTGAGAACAAGTGTGGGGCGAGGATGATGCGTCGTCTGCTGTCCCAACACAGCCTGGCCGAGTGTCCCAAACGCACGCAGCCCTGCAAGTACTGTGGCAAGGagtttgtctttgacacaaTCCAG AACCACCAGTACCACTGCCCTCGGTTTCCTGTCCAGTGCCCAAACCAGTGCGGGACACCCAACATCGCCCGAGAGGACCTGGCCAATCACGTGAAGGACAACTGCGGCAGTGCACTCGTCCTCTGCCCCTTCAAAGACGCCGGCTGCAAACACAGG tgCCCCAAACTGGCCATCGGTCGTCATCTGGAAGACACCACTAAGTCTCACCTGACTATGATGTGTAACCTGGTGGGTCGCCAGCGGCAGGAGATCCTGGAGCTGCGaagggagatggaggagctTTCCGTCAGTCACGATGGCGTCCTCATCTGGAAACTCAACGACTACACACGCAAGCTCCAGGAGGCCAAACTCCGAAGCAACCATGAGTTCTTCAGCCCGCCCTTCTACACTCACCGTTACGGCTACAAGCTGCAGGTGTCTGCGTTCCTGAACGGTAACGGCAGCGGCGAGGGCTCCCACCTCTCCGTCTACATCCGCGTGCTGCCCGGAGAGTACGACAGCCTGCTGGAGTGGCCCTTCTCCTACAAGGTGACTTTCTCCATCATGGACCAGAGCGACCCGTCGCTCTCCAAACCCCAGCACATCACCGAGACCTTCAACCCTGACCCCAACTGGAAGAACTTCCAGAAACCCAGCAGCACCCGCAACTCGCTGGACGAGAGCACCCTGGGCTTCGGCTACCCCAAGTTTATCTCGCACGAAGAGATCAAGAAGAGGAACTACGTCCGAGACAACTGCATCTTCGTCAAGGCTTCGATAGAGATCCCCCAGAAGATAATGGCTTAA